In Wenyingzhuangia fucanilytica, the following are encoded in one genomic region:
- the hisH gene encoding imidazole glycerol phosphate synthase subunit HisH, whose translation MKIVIINYGAGNIQSIRFAIERLGYEAVLSNDVEEIKSADKVIFPGVGEASSAMKMLKATGLDAVIPTLTQPVLGICLGMQLMCNYSEEGDTKGLGIFNVDVKRFENIVKVPQIGWNQIKGLGSKIFNDVKEGAYMYLVHSYYAPITKETIATTEYGVQYSTALQKANFYGVQFHPEKSSTDGAKILENFLNL comes from the coding sequence ATGAAAATAGTAATTATAAACTACGGAGCAGGAAACATACAATCTATCCGATTTGCTATAGAACGATTGGGATATGAAGCTGTTTTAAGCAACGATGTTGAAGAAATAAAAAGTGCAGACAAAGTTATTTTTCCAGGAGTGGGAGAAGCAAGTTCTGCCATGAAAATGTTAAAAGCTACCGGGTTAGATGCTGTAATTCCAACCTTAACACAGCCTGTTTTAGGAATTTGTTTGGGAATGCAATTAATGTGTAACTATTCTGAAGAAGGAGATACCAAAGGTTTAGGCATTTTTAATGTAGATGTAAAACGTTTTGAAAACATTGTAAAAGTTCCTCAAATAGGATGGAATCAGATTAAAGGATTGGGTTCTAAAATTTTTAACGATGTAAAAGAAGGTGCTTATATGTATTTGGTACACAGTTACTATGCACCTATTACAAAAGAAACCATTGCAACTACAGAATACGGAGTACAATATTCCACAGCATTGCAAAAAGCTAATTTTTATGGAGTGCAATTTCATCCAGAAAAAAGTAGTACAGACGGAGCGAAGATTTTAGAGAATTTTTTGAATTTATAG
- the hisF gene encoding imidazole glycerol phosphate synthase subunit HisF, with protein MLAKRIVPCLDIKNGRTVKGVNFVDLRDAGDPVELAKKYAETGADELVFLDISATEERRRTLVNLVRDVAAQVNIPFTVGGGISSVEDVDILLQNGADKVSINSSAVKRPKLVNELSQKFGSQCVVVAIDAKKIDGEWIVHLVGGKVPTELNLFDWAKEVEERGAGEILFTSMNNDGTKDGFANEALARLSEELNIPIIASGGAGNMQHFVDTFKDGKADAALAASVFHFQEIEIPDLKQELKKQGIPVRI; from the coding sequence ATGTTAGCAAAAAGAATAGTTCCTTGTTTGGATATTAAAAACGGAAGAACCGTAAAAGGTGTTAATTTTGTGGATTTGCGTGATGCAGGAGATCCTGTAGAGTTGGCAAAAAAATATGCAGAAACAGGAGCAGATGAATTGGTGTTTTTAGATATTTCTGCAACCGAAGAACGTAGAAGGACTTTGGTGAATTTGGTGCGAGATGTTGCAGCACAAGTAAACATTCCGTTTACGGTAGGTGGTGGAATATCATCTGTAGAAGATGTAGATATTTTATTACAAAATGGAGCTGATAAAGTTTCTATCAATTCCTCGGCAGTAAAAAGACCAAAATTGGTGAATGAATTATCACAAAAATTTGGAAGTCAATGTGTGGTTGTAGCAATTGATGCTAAGAAAATTGATGGAGAATGGATCGTTCATTTAGTAGGAGGTAAAGTTCCTACAGAGTTGAATTTATTTGACTGGGCAAAAGAAGTAGAAGAAAGAGGAGCAGGAGAAATTTTGTTTACTTCTATGAATAACGATGGAACCAAAGATGGTTTTGCTAATGAAGCTTTGGCTCGTTTGTCAGAAGAATTAAACATTCCTATTATTGCAAGTGGTGGAGCAGGGAATATGCAACACTTTGTAGATACTTTTAAAGATGGAAAAGCAGATGCAGCTTTGGCAGCAAGTGTGTTTCATTTTCAAGAAATTGAAATTCCAGATTTAAAACAAGAATTAAAAAAACAGGGAATTCCTGTAAGAATATAA
- a CDS encoding PglZ domain-containing protein — translation MNNIEILWVDDEINLLKPHILFLENKNYKVTPCTNGADAIDLVKSKNFDIIFLDENMPGLSGLETLTDIKNIQNNIPVVMITKSEEEYLMEEAIGSKIADYLIKPVNPNQILLSLKKNLDHTRLISERTTINYQQEFRKISMELASVNSHSEWVEVYKKLIYWELELENISDAGLLSILESQKQEANQIFFKYIKNNYSDWFYDNDAPILSHQLFKNIILPEIEQSEKTMVIVVDNLRYDQYLVLEKTILKHYKKQQEIPFYSILPTATHYARNAIFSGLTPLEMSTKHKDIWLSENDEGGKNMNEEEFLKRQLKTLKKDLPFSYHKISSQKSGKELIQNYNQYKENKFNVVVFNFVDMLSHAKTETQVIKELASDDKSYRALTDTWFQNSPMLELIQKAQKDNIKLIITTDHGTVNCSKPTQVIGTKAIASNLRYKTGRSITYQEKDVYAEHDPKQIFLPQEHMNSSFVFAKDNLFFVYPNNQNHYTKYYKDTYQHGGISLEEMIIPCVILTPKN, via the coding sequence ATGAATAATATTGAAATTCTTTGGGTTGACGATGAAATCAATCTTTTAAAACCGCATATTCTTTTTTTAGAGAACAAAAACTATAAGGTTACTCCTTGTACTAATGGAGCCGATGCTATAGATTTAGTAAAATCTAAAAACTTTGATATTATATTTTTAGATGAAAACATGCCTGGTTTAAGTGGACTTGAAACATTAACAGACATCAAAAACATTCAGAACAATATTCCTGTGGTGATGATTACCAAAAGTGAAGAGGAATATTTAATGGAAGAAGCTATTGGTTCTAAAATTGCAGACTATTTAATAAAGCCTGTAAACCCAAACCAAATACTTTTAAGTTTAAAGAAAAACTTGGATCATACGCGACTGATAAGTGAAAGAACCACTATAAACTATCAGCAAGAATTTAGAAAAATTTCTATGGAATTGGCTTCTGTAAATTCACATTCTGAATGGGTTGAAGTTTATAAAAAATTAATTTACTGGGAGTTAGAATTAGAAAATATTAGTGATGCTGGTTTGTTAAGTATTCTTGAAAGTCAAAAACAAGAAGCCAACCAAATTTTCTTTAAATACATCAAAAACAATTATTCCGATTGGTTTTATGACAATGATGCTCCTATTTTATCGCATCAGCTTTTTAAAAATATCATTTTACCCGAAATAGAACAAAGTGAAAAAACCATGGTTATTGTGGTTGATAACCTTCGTTATGATCAATATTTGGTTTTAGAAAAAACCATTTTAAAACATTATAAAAAACAGCAAGAAATTCCTTTCTATAGTATTTTACCTACAGCAACTCATTATGCGCGTAATGCCATTTTTTCTGGATTAACCCCTTTGGAAATGTCTACAAAACATAAAGATATTTGGTTGAGTGAAAATGATGAAGGTGGTAAAAACATGAACGAAGAAGAGTTTTTAAAAAGACAATTAAAAACCTTAAAAAAAGATTTGCCCTTTTCTTATCATAAAATTAGTTCACAAAAATCTGGAAAAGAACTTATTCAAAATTACAATCAATACAAAGAGAATAAATTTAATGTAGTCGTTTTTAATTTTGTAGATATGCTATCGCATGCTAAAACCGAAACTCAAGTGATTAAAGAATTGGCTTCGGATGATAAATCTTATCGTGCTTTAACAGATACTTGGTTTCAGAATTCACCGATGTTGGAATTGATTCAAAAAGCACAAAAAGACAATATTAAATTAATTATTACTACAGATCATGGAACCGTAAACTGTAGTAAACCTACACAAGTAATTGGTACCAAAGCCATTGCCTCTAACTTAAGGTACAAAACAGGTAGAAGTATTACTTATCAAGAAAAAGATGTGTACGCAGAACATGATCCTAAGCAAATATTTTTACCACAAGAACATATGAATAGTTCTTTTGTTTTTGCCAAAGACAATTTGTTTTTTGTTTATCCAAACAATCAAAATCATTACACTAAATATTACAAAGACACCTATCAACATGGGGGAATATCTTTAGAAGAAATGATTATTCCTTGCGTTATTTTAACACCCAAAAATTAA
- a CDS encoding HD domain-containing protein, with the protein MKTPTNKVKIINDPIYGFITIPNKLIFDLIEHPYFQRLRRITQMGMSNLVYPGAHHTRFHHAVGCMHLMQKAITVLKNKGVVISDHEKNAVCIAILLHDIGHGPYSHALEHSIVDGVSHETISLLFMKELNKEFKGKLSLAIDIFEGKYERKFLNQLVSSQLDIDRMDYLKRDSFYTGVAEGNISSERLIDMLNVVNDQLVVEEKGIYSVEKFIVGRRLMYWQVYLHKAGVVAEKMLVNLLARAKYLANKGEVLPCSKALHYFLYKEVEETFTLQTLKTFSRLDDYDILSAIKDWISHDDKILSLLSEMIINRNLLKVQLSNEAFDDEYISKIKNKMNQEGWTSEDLKYFFVEDTISNQAYNDISSKIYLYYKNGDIVDIVEASDQLNIQALTKPVVKHFLCYPKGIKLA; encoded by the coding sequence TTGAAAACCCCAACCAATAAAGTTAAAATTATAAACGATCCTATCTACGGGTTTATTACAATTCCTAACAAATTAATTTTTGATTTAATAGAACATCCTTATTTCCAGCGTTTAAGGAGAATTACTCAAATGGGGATGTCTAATTTGGTTTATCCAGGAGCACATCACACAAGATTTCATCATGCAGTAGGTTGTATGCATTTAATGCAAAAAGCTATTACGGTGTTAAAAAACAAAGGTGTTGTGATTTCTGATCATGAAAAAAATGCCGTTTGTATAGCTATTTTATTACACGATATTGGTCACGGCCCTTACTCTCACGCTTTAGAACACAGTATTGTTGATGGTGTGAGTCACGAAACAATTTCCTTGTTGTTTATGAAAGAGTTAAACAAGGAGTTTAAAGGAAAACTAAGTTTGGCTATTGATATTTTTGAAGGAAAATATGAAAGAAAATTTTTAAACCAATTGGTATCTAGTCAATTAGATATTGATAGGATGGATTATTTAAAAAGGGATAGTTTTTATACTGGGGTTGCCGAAGGAAATATTAGTTCTGAACGTTTAATTGATATGTTAAACGTGGTTAATGATCAATTGGTTGTAGAGGAGAAAGGAATATATTCTGTAGAAAAATTTATAGTAGGTAGAAGATTGATGTACTGGCAGGTATACTTGCACAAAGCTGGGGTAGTTGCAGAAAAAATGTTGGTAAACTTATTAGCAAGAGCTAAATATTTAGCCAATAAAGGAGAAGTATTGCCTTGCAGTAAAGCATTGCATTATTTTTTATACAAAGAGGTTGAAGAAACGTTTACATTACAAACCTTAAAAACGTTTTCTAGGTTAGACGATTATGATATTTTATCGGCGATAAAAGACTGGATTAGTCATGATGATAAAATTTTATCACTCTTATCAGAAATGATTATCAATAGAAATTTATTAAAAGTGCAGTTAAGTAATGAGGCTTTTGATGATGAATACATTTCTAAAATAAAGAATAAAATGAATCAAGAAGGTTGGACATCAGAAGATTTAAAATACTTTTTTGTAGAGGATACCATTTCTAATCAGGCATATAACGATATTTCTAGTAAAATATATTTGTATTATAAAAATGGAGATATTGTAGATATTGTAGAAGCTTCTGATCAATTAAACATACAAGCTTTAACCAAGCCGGTAGTTAAACATTTTCTTTGTTATCCTAAAGGCATCAAATTAGCCTAA
- the hisA gene encoding 1-(5-phosphoribosyl)-5-[(5-phosphoribosylamino)methylideneamino]imidazole-4-carboxamide isomerase, producing the protein MRIIPAIDIINGQCVRLSKGDYNTKKVYNENPLEIAKQFEAHGIEHLHLVDLDGAKASHIVNHKVLEEIATKTTLKIDFGGGLKTDEDLKIAFESGANQITGGSIAVKNADVFKSWITKFGADKIILGADANNEKIAVSGWLEESDEDLIPFIQGYQKEGIEYVICTDIAKDGMLQGPSFDLYEKILKECPKVKLIASGGISTFDELPRLKELGCEGTIVGKAIYENRISLKQLEDFIIGK; encoded by the coding sequence ATGAGAATTATACCAGCCATAGATATTATTAACGGACAATGTGTTCGTTTGTCTAAAGGAGATTACAATACTAAAAAAGTATACAACGAAAATCCTTTAGAAATTGCCAAGCAGTTTGAAGCTCACGGAATAGAGCATTTACATTTGGTGGATTTAGATGGAGCCAAAGCAAGTCATATTGTAAATCATAAAGTATTAGAAGAAATTGCAACCAAAACAACCTTAAAAATTGATTTTGGAGGTGGTTTAAAAACCGATGAAGATTTAAAAATTGCTTTTGAATCTGGTGCCAATCAAATTACAGGAGGAAGTATTGCTGTTAAAAATGCCGATGTTTTTAAAAGTTGGATAACCAAATTCGGAGCTGATAAAATTATTTTAGGAGCCGATGCTAATAACGAAAAAATTGCAGTAAGCGGTTGGTTAGAAGAATCTGATGAAGATTTAATTCCTTTTATTCAAGGATATCAAAAAGAAGGAATTGAATATGTAATTTGTACAGACATTGCCAAAGACGGAATGTTACAAGGTCCTTCTTTTGATTTGTATGAGAAAATTTTAAAAGAATGTCCTAAGGTAAAATTAATTGCAAGTGGAGGAATTTCTACTTTTGATGAATTACCAAGATTAAAAGAATTAGGATGCGAAGGAACCATTGTTGGTAAAGCGATTTACGAAAACAGAATTAGTTTAAAACAATTGGAGGATTTTATTATAGGTAAATAG
- the lpxD gene encoding UDP-3-O-(3-hydroxymyristoyl)glucosamine N-acyltransferase → MEFKATQIAEILGGDIVGDPSATVSTLAKIEEGEKGSMTFLSNPKYTSYIYTTKASIVIVNKTFEPTSEISATLIKVDDAYQAFTQILEFYNEYKNQKSGIDMNTFVSDSATLGQDIYLGAFAYIGENVVIGNNVKIYPHCYIGDNVTIKDNTTLYAGVKIYADCEIGNNCKIHAGAVIGADGFGFAPTESGEYKAIPQIGNVIIEDNVDIGANSTVDRATMGSTIIKSGVKLDNLVQIAHNVVVGKNTVMASQSGIAGSSKVGDNCMIGGQVGISGHITVGNKVVISAKTGLAKNTKDNMVLRGNPAMDYTDYNKSYVLFKKLPDIVKEIRNK, encoded by the coding sequence ATGGAATTTAAAGCAACACAAATAGCTGAGATTTTAGGAGGAGACATTGTAGGAGATCCTTCTGCAACAGTTTCCACGCTAGCTAAAATAGAGGAAGGAGAAAAAGGGTCTATGACTTTTTTGTCTAATCCCAAATACACTTCATATATATATACTACAAAGGCATCAATTGTAATTGTGAATAAAACTTTTGAGCCTACTAGTGAAATTAGTGCAACGCTAATTAAGGTTGATGATGCTTATCAGGCATTTACTCAAATATTGGAGTTCTATAATGAGTATAAAAACCAAAAGTCTGGAATTGATATGAATACTTTTGTATCAGATTCTGCAACATTAGGTCAAGACATCTATTTGGGAGCTTTTGCTTATATTGGTGAAAATGTAGTAATAGGGAATAATGTAAAAATATATCCGCATTGCTATATTGGAGACAATGTAACTATTAAAGACAATACAACTTTATATGCTGGAGTAAAAATATATGCAGATTGTGAGATAGGAAATAATTGTAAAATTCATGCAGGTGCTGTTATAGGAGCTGATGGATTTGGATTTGCTCCAACAGAGTCAGGAGAATATAAAGCTATTCCACAAATAGGAAATGTTATTATAGAAGATAATGTTGATATAGGTGCTAATAGTACTGTTGATAGAGCTACTATGGGATCCACTATTATAAAAAGTGGGGTAAAGTTAGATAACTTAGTACAAATAGCTCATAATGTTGTTGTAGGAAAAAACACTGTAATGGCTTCACAGTCTGGAATTGCAGGTTCTTCTAAAGTAGGAGATAATTGTATGATTGGAGGTCAAGTAGGAATTTCAGGACATATTACAGTTGGTAATAAGGTTGTAATATCTGCCAAAACAGGACTAGCAAAAAACACAAAAGACAATATGGTGCTTAGAGGAAATCCAGCGATGGATTATACTGATTATAATAAATCATATGTGCTTTTTAAGAAGTTACCAGATATTGTTAAAGAAATAAGAAATAAATAA
- the hisC gene encoding histidinol-phosphate transaminase, which translates to MSFNLNKIVRENVANMKAYSSARDEFTGATNDMVFLDANENPFENGVNRYPDPMQKTVKSELAKIKEVAQENILLGNGSDEVIDLILRAFCEPKEDNIITLPPSYGMYDVSANLNNISIKEVPLKENFQPNVAKILETVDANTKVIFLCSPNNPSGNLFDYANVKAIVEGFNGLVVVDEAYIDFASEPSWVARLEKHPNLIVSQTMSKAFGMAGIRLGVCYASVEIIAVLNKIKPPYNVNELTQQKALERLLAYEDVQEEIEAVLVERDNLEIALKEISFVEKIYPSDANFLLVKVDDATKRYTQLIEKGIVVRNRTTQALCENTLRFTVGTIKENVALMKALKELE; encoded by the coding sequence ATGAGTTTCAATTTAAACAAGATAGTAAGAGAAAATGTAGCTAACATGAAGGCATATTCATCTGCAAGAGATGAGTTTACTGGAGCTACTAATGATATGGTTTTCTTAGATGCGAATGAAAATCCGTTTGAAAACGGGGTGAATCGTTATCCGGATCCCATGCAAAAGACCGTAAAGTCTGAATTGGCAAAAATTAAAGAAGTTGCTCAAGAAAACATTTTGTTAGGAAATGGTTCTGATGAAGTGATTGATTTAATTTTGCGTGCTTTTTGTGAACCTAAAGAAGATAATATTATCACTTTACCACCTTCATATGGAATGTATGATGTGTCGGCTAATTTGAATAATATTAGTATTAAAGAAGTTCCTTTAAAAGAAAATTTTCAGCCTAATGTTGCTAAAATATTAGAAACAGTTGATGCCAATACTAAAGTGATTTTCTTGTGTTCGCCAAACAATCCATCAGGAAACTTGTTTGATTATGCCAATGTAAAAGCCATTGTAGAAGGTTTTAACGGATTGGTGGTGGTAGATGAAGCTTATATAGATTTTGCATCGGAACCAAGTTGGGTAGCTCGTTTAGAAAAACATCCGAATTTAATTGTGAGTCAAACCATGTCTAAAGCTTTTGGTATGGCAGGAATCCGCTTGGGAGTTTGTTATGCATCTGTCGAAATTATAGCAGTGTTAAACAAAATTAAACCTCCATATAATGTAAATGAATTAACACAGCAAAAAGCTTTAGAGCGTTTGTTGGCTTATGAAGATGTACAAGAAGAAATAGAGGCTGTTTTGGTGGAGCGAGACAATTTAGAAATTGCTTTAAAGGAGATTTCTTTTGTGGAGAAAATATATCCTAGTGATGCTAATTTTTTATTAGTAAAAGTAGATGATGCTACAAAGCGTTACACTCAACTAATAGAAAAAGGAATTGTAGTACGTAATAGAACCACTCAAGCATTGTGTGAAAACACCTTACGATTTACAGTGGGTACGATAAAGGAGAATGTTGCTCTAATGAAAGCTTTGAAAGAATTAGAGTAA
- a CDS encoding protein-L-isoaspartate(D-aspartate) O-methyltransferase: MKDTFKHQGLRNRLIQVLQEKGVTDHAVLSAIKEIPRHLYMDPSFEQYAYQDVAFPIAAEQTISQPYTVGFQSQLLEIKPGEKVLEIGTGSGYQTSVLIRLGAVVYTIERQQELYKKTQLLLPKLGYKPKYMYFGDGYKGLPQFAPFDKIIVTCGAPIIPRALLAQLKIGGRMVIPVGDAQQMMTLITRNSAKEFDKQIIEECAFVPMLTDKSLKSFS, encoded by the coding sequence ATGAAAGACACATTTAAACATCAAGGATTAAGAAACCGATTGATTCAGGTTTTACAAGAAAAAGGAGTGACAGATCACGCCGTGTTATCGGCTATCAAAGAAATTCCTAGGCATTTGTATATGGATCCTAGTTTTGAGCAATATGCTTACCAAGATGTTGCGTTTCCTATTGCTGCAGAACAAACTATTTCTCAGCCATATACTGTTGGATTCCAATCACAATTACTAGAAATTAAACCGGGAGAAAAAGTTTTAGAAATAGGTACAGGTTCAGGATATCAAACCAGTGTTTTAATTCGTTTAGGTGCAGTGGTTTATACAATAGAACGTCAGCAAGAATTGTATAAAAAAACGCAGTTGTTATTACCTAAATTGGGCTACAAACCCAAGTACATGTATTTTGGTGATGGTTATAAAGGTTTGCCTCAATTTGCTCCTTTTGATAAGATTATAGTGACTTGTGGAGCTCCAATCATTCCTAGAGCTTTATTAGCTCAACTAAAAATAGGAGGGAGAATGGTAATCCCTGTGGGTGATGCTCAACAAATGATGACTTTAATCACAAGAAATTCAGCTAAAGAATTTGACAAGCAAATTATTGAAGAATGTGCTTTTGTTCCAATGTTAACAGATAAAAGTCTTAAGAGTTTTTCTTAA
- the hisIE gene encoding bifunctional phosphoribosyl-AMP cyclohydrolase/phosphoribosyl-ATP diphosphatase HisIE, with product MEIKFDEKGLVPAIIQDAETKNVLMLGYMNQEAFDKTISTNKVTFYSRSKNRLWTKGEESGNFLELVSIKNDCDKDTLLIQTKPVGPTCHKGTGNCWGEENTENFGFLSTLENVIAERVKNKDVQKSYVASLFAKGINKVAQKVGEEAVETVIEAMDNNDELFLYEAGDLLFHYLMLLQAKGFTLTDITAELKKRQK from the coding sequence ATGGAAATTAAATTTGACGAAAAAGGATTAGTTCCTGCAATTATACAAGATGCTGAAACAAAAAATGTATTGATGTTAGGGTACATGAATCAAGAAGCATTTGATAAAACAATAAGCACTAATAAAGTTACTTTTTACAGCAGATCTAAAAACAGATTATGGACCAAAGGAGAAGAAAGTGGAAACTTTTTAGAATTGGTATCTATTAAAAATGATTGTGATAAAGATACGTTGTTGATTCAAACAAAACCTGTAGGGCCAACTTGCCATAAAGGAACAGGAAATTGCTGGGGAGAAGAAAATACAGAGAATTTTGGATTTTTATCTACCTTAGAAAACGTAATTGCAGAGCGTGTTAAAAACAAAGATGTTCAAAAATCTTACGTTGCAAGTTTGTTTGCCAAAGGAATAAACAAAGTAGCTCAAAAAGTAGGAGAAGAAGCGGTAGAAACTGTAATCGAGGCAATGGACAATAACGATGAATTGTTTTTATACGAAGCTGGAGATTTATTGTTTCATTACTTAATGTTACTGCAAGCCAAAGGATTTACTTTAACGGATATTACTGCCGAATTAAAGAAAAGACAAAAGTAA
- the hisB gene encoding bifunctional histidinol-phosphatase/imidazoleglycerol-phosphate dehydratase HisB, which translates to MKKVLFIDRDGTLCIEPPVDYQLDSLEKLEFYPKVFRYLARIADELDYELVMVTNQDGLGTDSFPEDTFWPAQNKVIQAFKNEGVEFASVHIDKTFPHENAETRKPRTGLLTQYFDKEKYDLENSFVLGDRITDMELAKNLGAKGIFLSENPELGADEVEADVKVIHDCIALTSTDWKEIYEFLKLEDRVSEITRNTNETKIHIKLNLDGSGKNDIDTGVKFFDHMLDQIGRHGSMDLTVKVDGDLEVDEHHTIEDTMIALGELFHKALGNKLGIERYGFCLPMDDCLAQAAVDFGGRPWIEWDAEFNREMIGDMPTEMFFHLFKSFTDGAKCNLNIKAEGKNEHHKIEGIFKAFAKAMKMAVKRDANKMFLPSTKGLL; encoded by the coding sequence ATGAAAAAAGTTTTATTTATAGACAGAGACGGTACCCTTTGTATTGAACCGCCTGTGGATTATCAATTAGATAGTTTAGAAAAGTTAGAGTTTTACCCAAAAGTTTTCCGTTACCTAGCAAGAATTGCTGATGAATTGGATTATGAACTTGTCATGGTAACCAATCAAGATGGATTGGGAACAGATTCTTTTCCAGAAGATACCTTTTGGCCTGCTCAAAACAAGGTGATTCAAGCTTTTAAGAACGAAGGAGTAGAATTTGCTTCCGTACATATTGATAAAACTTTTCCGCATGAAAATGCTGAAACGCGTAAGCCAAGAACAGGTTTGTTAACGCAGTATTTTGATAAAGAAAAATATGATTTAGAAAATTCTTTTGTGTTAGGTGATAGAATTACCGACATGGAATTGGCTAAAAATTTAGGAGCCAAAGGAATCTTTTTATCGGAAAATCCAGAATTGGGAGCTGATGAAGTGGAAGCTGATGTAAAGGTTATTCACGATTGTATTGCCTTAACTTCTACCGATTGGAAAGAAATTTATGAGTTTTTAAAACTTGAGGATAGAGTTTCAGAAATCACAAGAAATACTAACGAAACTAAAATTCACATCAAATTAAATTTAGACGGTTCTGGTAAAAATGATATTGATACTGGAGTAAAATTCTTTGATCATATGTTAGACCAAATAGGTCGTCATGGTTCTATGGATTTAACCGTAAAAGTAGATGGAGATTTAGAGGTTGATGAACATCACACCATAGAAGATACCATGATTGCTTTAGGAGAATTGTTCCACAAAGCCTTAGGAAATAAATTAGGAATAGAACGTTATGGATTCTGCTTACCAATGGACGATTGTTTGGCTCAAGCTGCTGTAGATTTTGGAGGAAGACCATGGATTGAGTGGGATGCTGAATTTAATAGAGAGATGATTGGAGACATGCCTACAGAAATGTTTTTCCACTTATTCAAATCGTTTACCGATGGGGCTAAATGTAATTTGAACATTAAAGCTGAAGGAAAAAATGAGCATCACAAAATAGAGGGGATTTTTAAAGCTTTTGCAAAAGCAATGAAAATGGCTGTAAAACGAGATGCCAATAAAATGTTTTTACCAAGTACAAAAGGTTTGCTTTAG
- a CDS encoding acyl-CoA thioesterase: protein MNKPKILTSSTKIRFQDCDPFNHLNNGRYIDYFINQREDQILNAYGIDIFQLIREEKIGWVVSNTQLAYLFPAFTMEEVCFESQTIEYSKKHLKAEIRMFNKDKTVLKSIAWMTFVHFDLKQNKTTEHSKKMMELFSEIVLPLNEKTFEERERNLRTIKKNS, encoded by the coding sequence ATGAATAAACCTAAAATATTAACCAGTAGTACAAAAATTCGTTTTCAAGATTGCGATCCTTTTAACCATTTAAACAATGGCCGTTATATTGATTATTTTATCAATCAAAGAGAAGATCAAATTTTAAATGCTTATGGTATTGATATTTTTCAATTGATTAGAGAAGAAAAAATAGGATGGGTAGTTTCTAACACGCAATTGGCCTATCTATTTCCTGCTTTTACTATGGAAGAAGTTTGTTTTGAATCTCAAACCATAGAATACTCTAAAAAACATTTAAAGGCAGAAATAAGAATGTTTAATAAAGATAAAACCGTTTTAAAATCAATTGCTTGGATGACATTTGTTCATTTTGATTTAAAACAAAATAAAACCACAGAACATTCTAAAAAGATGATGGAGTTATTTAGTGAAATTGTGCTTCCTTTAAATGAAAAAACCTTTGAAGAAAGAGAAAGAAATTTAAGAACTATTAAGAAAAACTCTTAA